In the Vanacampus margaritifer isolate UIUO_Vmar chromosome 9, RoL_Vmar_1.0, whole genome shotgun sequence genome, ACGCATtcaaatttaattcaattttccctattttgctctttttttcaaaacttttttttttgtatatgatCAAGGTCTAGTCAAACCATCCATAGACCTGGCAGAGTaaatggttttctttttttttttttaagaaaaaatttatcattttgcaatgttttcagtgttttgggtttttcaatgtttaattttttttctctttttccatCGGTGAAGCAGGTTTCAAAATGCTCGATCTGTAGAGGAATAAGAAATGAATGGTTACACATTAATTCTTGGGAATTGGGCAAACCAGACGAGACCCCTTACACACCTTAGACACTGGGAACACCAGCAGGAGTGGTGGACTTCTGAGCAGCCTCTTTAGCCTGGTGGGCCTGGAGCACAGCAACAGCCTCATCCACCTAAATCAAAACAATGCCTAATGAACCACTGCACTCAAGTTGGTGATACATCAGAGTGAGCAGAATTGAAAACATTTGCATCAAGTTCGTACCCAGTGTTAAGTTTTTAAGCCATTCACTGACCTTTGAGCGCAGGGATTCAGGCGATTCAAGCATGTGAAGAAGCTCAGAATTGTCAATCTCCAGCAGCATGCCAGTGATCTTGCCCGCCAGACTGGGGTGCATGTTCTGAATCAGGGGGAACAGTCGCTCACCTGATGGAACAACAAATGTTATCTTTAATAAGACAGAGTGGGGCCActtgaaaaaattatttgtcTCCAAAAAGCAAGTAAAATACTGACCCAGCATCTGCTTCTGTTCCTGAGGAGGGGCAGCAGCCAGCATGGAGGCAGTCAGGGGCTCCTGTCCTTGGACGTGGACAGCAGgctattacaaaaacaacaaaaaaaaacatccgttATCTGAACATGCCCTTTTTCAACAAAGTctatttattaaacattttgaattaatCATACTGAGAGAGGAATAACAGATTGCAAGTCTCGAGCTGCATTTATGCCcaaactaaaagaaaaataaactacGAACCTGCTGCATGGTGACTTGTGGCTGGGAGGCCATGTGCTGCTGAGGATTGCGGACACCGGCGGCATATTTGTAGTGTGGCATTGCACGCACTGGGGCGGCCGTGGCCGTAGCACTGGCAGGGCGTTGGCTGAGGGCCTGGGTGGCTGCAGTGCGGAAAAcaagttgggggtggggggagtacAACTTAATGCTACTATCATAAAGTCTAAGGCAGGGGTGCTCAACTTCGGTCCGCGAGAGTTTCTATCCAGACAGTTtttcatgtttccctcctgcagtgcagctgaatctaataatCAGCTATTCTGCAAGCTttacagaagcctgataacgatcctgatcatgaatcagaatcaggtgtgttagtggagagaaacatggaaaacaggctggataggggctcccgaggaccgaacttgaggaCCCCTGGTCTAAGACAACTAAAAGTACTTCTACTCACGCATGCGTTGAGAGGCCATCATGCGTGGGACCTGGGTGTTGGTGGTGGCAGTGGGACGGATGGTGCTGAAAGTCTGGGGCCTGGGGGCTGAAGGCCGCATCGCGTTGGGCATGTTCTGGAAGtctggaggaagaagaagacattttcGAGCTTAAtaataccaaaaataataaatgtatcaaCAGCAATGCAAAAGTTGACTTACGCTGTGGACGCACTGCCTGAGTGGCCCATCGGGGGCTGGGACGCAGCTGGGCCAGCTGGTTGGCAGAGTAATATGCAGCACGGTTTTGGGCCTGAGGACAAACGCCAATATATGATGATCATCTCATTTATAACAGGTAACCCCCAACTATTATAAGACAATCAGCCACACAACACATACAAATCAAGATGCCAAAATGTGTCTCTCTACAGGACTCACCGGAGGTATAGCAGCCATAAAGTAACCGGAAGGTGGAGCTGGTTGGTAAGGGTTGAGAACAGGGTTGGGCACAGCACGGACAGTGGCCATTCTCTGCATGTACTGATTGGTTAGATGGGCCTGACGCTCTTCTTTGCGTTGAGCCAGAGCCACATACAACGGTTTAGTGGCAACTATACGCCCATTCATCTCAGTCACAGCCTTGGTGGCCTCTTCTGGAGAAGAAAAGCACACAAAGCCAAAGCCTTTGCTGCGACCACCCTCCATCATAACCTGGGGAGGAAGAAATTCAAGTCAGGTGCTGCTAAAGCATTGACTTAAacactaaatgtaaaaataaatttaaaaaaagtgctcACCTTAGCACTAGTTATTGTTCCAAATGGTGAGAATTCTTTGCGTAGCCGCTCATCATCAAGGCCATCATCCAAGTTTTTCACATACAGGTTGACACCCTGGAAAACAAGGACGTCACAAGTTGTTCTTGAGTCTGAATTTTGAGTTACAGcatacaatgacatttttaaaaacagtattTCAAACATTTGAGAATGAACAAGAGTTCAAGTTTGAAGAAGGCAAAGACTGCAAGTGTAACATTTTCCTTCAAAACAAACCTGGTATCTGGTCATGCGATCCTGTTTCATCTGCTCAAATTTGCGCTTGAGCTCATTCTGGCGCTCTCCTTTTTTCTGTGCACGCCCCACATAAACTTGTCTGCCATTCAGTTCTTTACCGTTCATATCATCCACAGCCTATAAAGAGATAAATAAAtgagtcaacaaaaaaataagtcaccCGCAAACATTGGCAATTTTACCCCATTGCCAAGAGCACTTAATTTCGTCCTACCTTTTGTGCATCTTCATGTCTCTCAAAGCTGACGAAGCCAAATCCTTTGGATTTGCCACTCTCATCTGTCATAACACGGATACTGAGTGCTGgccctgaagaaaaaaaaaacaaatgttaaaaaaaataaagaccacGGGCCTTATGAGGCAGAAAGCATGCTTGTTAATAAATATGCCTGTGATAATCCTCATTCATCCAGGTCATTTCATTTGCAGGAAATTGAATCAATTGCTTCTGAACACTTCTTGTTGACTTAGAAGTGATGTTCTGCCTCTCATCCTAGAAGGCTTTTATCAGTTCATGCACAGAGTAGATAAGAAAGAGTGTTGGTGTACAAAGCCAACTATTTATCCCCTAAGTTAGAGGCACACCCATCACCATGAATAGTATGTATCACTCTTTTGAATGCAAAACAGATGTTAAGATATATTGAAGAGAGACCTCTGCCTGCCTAAGACCAGTCATTTTGGGAGGAATCTCACTCAAGGTTGAATGTTGTGTTCAACACTTACCGTATTTTCCAAACAACTCCTTGAGCTTTTCATCATCCATGTCCTCCCCAAAATTCTTAATATAAACATTGGTGAATTCCCTTGCGCGGGCTCCGAGCTCGGCTTCCCTCTCTTTACGCGACTTGAAGCGTCCAACAAATCTATTGACCAGAAAAAGAATACCATTAGCCAATCATATCAGGATTACACTTTAACCGAAATCTATAAAAATGTTCCTCTCAGTAGATCATACTGGGGTGTTCTAATTTTTACCACAAAGGGTTGCATCTAAAATGTGTtatgttttcatctttttcatgTCAAAACTAATCCAGTCAACATATGTTCAGCAATTTGATAAATTTGAAAGCCCACATCTCAGCCTTGTTGTAtttgcccttttcacactgcattgaGCATGGTGCATCGCTCAAACCCATTCAGTGTGTATGTGGCAAGGGGCGGGGCACACAGAACATAGCATTGCTGGGCGTACAAAGTGGCACAATAGGACTTCTGTCGCAAACGGCAACAAGATGCCTGGAATTCAAGAATTTTGTATTTGAGGGCATTGGCTTGATGTCAGACAAGCGTCGctaattgacaattccgaaatgACGACACAAGTCAATATGGCAGTCTTATGCTCTTTTGAATGTACTCTGAGTGTCCCAGTTACACCCTCAAAGTGTTTGatgcaaatgtaaataataaagatggctgattctgttacattgtttgttgttctgaaCATTTGCCTCAAATGCTTTGATGGTGAAACTGACAATTCCGAGTGGGATAAATCTGAGTACTCACTTTCatcaaatgcagcatttttcgCTTTGGTGAAGTGATGTTcgccgctcattgaaaagcgttgAATTTTGGATGATTGCAATTTGATTAgacgattattttgattttaaaatgttatttaactaCTGTAACAATGTGCCTGGTTTGCATGccagtcacaggcaaaagcaatacgtGGAAATTTAGCATTGGATTAAGGAAATAGCAGAACTGGCTGGATGTTCAAAATTTACAATAAGGGGAGCTGGCGGCATGATCAAGTGTTATATGTTGGGTGCCTCAGCAATACTGTACAGTAGGTTAATTTCCGCAAAGTAGGGGttgaggttttattttattttgaggaGATTTACAACCTCTACTAAGCCAATACAACCCCCTACACAGCTCCCACCCTACACACTTAAGTTGaacttttaaatgttaaaattaagaataaataataataaagctgcTGATcaagtgccacctctggagcctctgcagcgggggctcttgCCTGCCATATCCGacataggagcgctatggggcGGCCTTTCTGACCAaattggacccccccccccaaattttttctaAGTcaacaagtttttatttttaatcttaaaatggcGTACCTTAACCAGAACCGGTGTTACAAATGGTCACAAGATCTGTGATAGAGTGAATCAGCAATAACCGAACCGCAAAGTAGCGAGGGAACACCATCTTGGCTGCATTAAAGCTGCTCGTCTCCTCCCTTAACCGAGTAAAAGGCTTTATTTTACAACGAAAGATACATTTGATCAATTTGCAGTCTAATCAgtgtcacccccccccaaaaaaactccaCTTTTACTTACGGAGATGTAAATATGAGCACACTGGCAACCGTGGCGCTGcagtcattttgtgtttttgtgcagtgtgaaaaggcctttaaATGTGACAATGAAAATTGTAAATTATTGTAGTATTTTATTGATTAGTGTCTTCTGTTAAATTATTTCAGAATTAAGTCTACAGATACTTACACtattcacaaaaagttagggatatttggctttcaggcgAAATTTCAGGACGATGCATTGAAACCTTtgcaggtgaacttaatgtggCGTTCATAActtttccataaatttcacctgaaagtcAGATATTCCTAATTTTTTTAGTAGTGTATATTAATATGGGAGTAAATTACCTGTTAACTAAATTCACCTAAATTAAGCGACTAGAGAAATCAAGGAATTGACTGGATTTTAATATTCAAGTTTTGTGTACTGCATGTTTTTACTCACAGCAAACTTGACACATTCAAACAAGATACATTTCATAACATCTTGTTAATCATATTAAACACTCATACTGTAATTTCATTAGATTTAAAGATTAGTAAAACACCAGAGTCAATGTGTCAATCATAATCCCACTTACACTTTTCTGTCATTGAGCAACATGCCATTCATTTTCTCAATGGCCCGCTCAGCAGCCTCGTGGGTCTCAAAGTGCACAAAGCCGTAACCCTTTGAGCCATTTTCATCACAAACCACCTTGGAGAGGGAACATTGAGCACTTCAGTAACTATCACAAACACCATGcattgcaaatacatttgacaaaCAATGGGATTTTGCTGTGGATTCTATGCCATGCAAAGTAGTGGTGAGTATGCAAAACCTTCAAGCCACACACCAGCGTGTGCACAAGACACACGCTGTTCCGCTTACCTTGCAGGACAGGATATTTCCAAATGCTGAAAACGTATCATAGAGGGCCTTGTTATCTATGGACTTGTCCAggtttttgatgaaaatgttgcCCACTCCGCTCTTCCTCAGCGATGGGTCTCGTTGAGACCACATGATGCGAAGTGGCCTGCCTTTGATCACGTCAAAATTCATGGTGTCCAGGGCTCTCTCGGCTGAAAAGATTTGACCCATACAATcagtaaatgtatatttacggCAATGTACACTTGGCAAATCAGGAGTAATGCGTCCATTTACTGAATAGTGGTGAACATGATTCGTATACAACATTAACGTTTAGCTATCTTACAGTTCAAAATGGAGTCAATCAGTCCTCATTCGCTTTGGACAAACGTGAGACTCACCGTCAGCGGGTTGCTGGAAGTTCACATAGGCGTAACCGAGGGATCGACGGGTGATCATGTCCCTGCATACTCTGATGGACAAGATAGGCCCAGCCGGGCTGAATTTCTCGTACAGCATGGCCTCGGTTACGTCTGGATGCAGGTCCCCCACATACAGGGAGGCCATGGGATAGCTAGGAGCGCTGGGGTTCATGACGGCGACGCGTGGTCAGACACGACACGTAATGGCAACTGACGTTCAATGAAAGGTCGAATAACAGCCGTCTTCAATGTGAAGCGGTTATGTTCTTTATCCCGTCGTACACGACGAGGCGCCCAGACGAGTTGTTCCGTACGGTCCCTCCCAAAGGTGGCAACGTGGGCTAGCTAGCCTGATTAGCAAGCTGTTCGGAGCGTGGCCTAATCAACGCGGCTCGTGGGACAAACTGTGTGCCGTtcacaggcagaattaaatggtCCGTAAACTCGCGAGGATATGTGCTACAATTAACAAAATCGACTGACACTGTGGTTAGAAGCGTGGCAAACACAGCGATTGAATTTACCACCCACGCTTTCAATAATGGCGGTTATATCTTCACGTTAGCTTGCTTGGCGTCCGTCTAaggttcttcttcctcttcgcGTTGTTTGAATTGGCAAATGAAATCCTGCTtcaccgatttttttttcttataaaaataTGTCTGCGTGTGCGCTCTAGCTTTTGGTTtgtttcataataataaaatgtgtgcCGTGGCTAGCTACGGAGCACACCCAACGCAGACGGATTACAGGAATGAAAGGAAGGTCGGTGGAGGTTGTTTCCCGATACTAGTCAAAACCTCGGGGCGGTCGAGAGCGGGTATGACGTCACTAGTCTCGCGATATCTTATGTTGCCTTTCATTATTTTCAGCTGCTCACAGAAAGCCCATTGCAAAACTCAGTCCAAGTGCTCAGTCCCACCCAATTACTTTTTTCAATAGATAACACATGCGCTGATAATTGTTTGTACAACTTTGTTGCCGCCTTAATTTAATTTCTTCTAGAAAAAGATTGTAACAACGGTGAAGCCACACACTTTGCAGCATTGTAAATAGTTAAAGAGATACtttactcattgagccattttcagcagtcaaTAGTTAATATTTAGTCCTGAATTAATTTGaccaatgagtcaagtatccctttcaaAGTTGCTCTTTATTTGCTTTGTCTTGTGTTTGTGATGTCTTGGGAGATGGGAGAGCAAATGAACATTTCAGATGAAAGAGTACACGCAAGGCCGCTTTAATGCACGGGCTTACCTGGGCTGCAGCCGCCAGGGGCCTATCatcacaatcataaaaaaataaaaataaaataaaataaaagacaatttgttgatttttctgtTAATCATGCAGGAAATGACCAACCTGCAACCGCAGATGATTAAATGGTAACTATTTGGGATGAATGAAACTGTTAAGCCAATTTGAGCCTTTTATGAAATCCCACATGGAAAAATATGGAAATGTTGGAAGTGGAACACCCTCATGTTTATCTTTAAATGTGTGCAATTAATTTATCGATCTGATGGGTAAAAAAGTGCTATCTAAAATTGTtggtaaagtgaaaatgttgaaCTATTTCTCCATTAGTGTTGACATTTCCTATGTTGATCTGACGACATTAATACTAAGATTTGTGTCACCAGATGGTTGCATTGAAGAGCGCAACACACCtaattccaatgaacaggatcattatatcaggcttatgcaaagcttgctgatgagcttcaggtatgttggagaagggaaacatccaaaacctgcaggactcaggccctcgaggactgagtcTGGACACCACTAGCCTAGATGTAGACGTGGAAAACAACTCAGGACAGAGTACCTTTTATGTAAACCTTAAAGTTAATAACATGTAATTGTTGGTGGCAAAATCCTTATTTGCAAGAACTGCATCCAGCTTGCCACAAACTTGCCATCCATTGCCATCAAGTCCTTGTGTTGGCAGTGTATTTTGGGTCATGTCTTGTTGCCACTGCAGAAGTTGCTAAAATAGCACAGCTGAAAAGGAATTTGTACATATTACTGTAATATGCCAAGCATATTGTTTATATAACTGTAGTTCCTACTGTACACATTTTTTGCCGTTTtgaaaatacaatacagtataggACGTAATTAATAGGAATTCTATTTTCAAATTACCTGTGCCACCCAGTGgatataaaatgaaatgcagCGTAGCACTCTGCATATAGACAAGACAAATAAGTACGTTTTTCATGAAGTACGATCtcgacatttatttataaagattatacagtaatgtattatatattttggagaaaatgtgtttaatatcTTGTTTGGTTAATAGTCCAGTTGGTAAACGCAGCGTCATCTGAAGATGACtcgacaagaaaaaaaaacgcatgaTGATGTAAGAAGCAAGTTGAAATCAAATTTGTTTACTTCTTTGTATGCGCCAtccatttatataatttaaatcaaattcGTAAGAAGTGAAGCATGGAGTGAGAATATGcttattttatacagtatatatatagatacatacacacgtatatatatacatacatacatatatatatatatatatatatactgtatatatatat is a window encoding:
- the LOC144058501 gene encoding polyadenylate-binding protein 1A; translation: MNPSAPSYPMASLYVGDLHPDVTEAMLYEKFSPAGPILSIRVCRDMITRRSLGYAYVNFQQPADAERALDTMNFDVIKGRPLRIMWSQRDPSLRKSGVGNIFIKNLDKSIDNKALYDTFSAFGNILSCKVVCDENGSKGYGFVHFETHEAAERAIEKMNGMLLNDRKVFVGRFKSRKEREAELGARAREFTNVYIKNFGEDMDDEKLKELFGKYGPALSIRVMTDESGKSKGFGFVSFERHEDAQKAVDDMNGKELNGRQVYVGRAQKKGERQNELKRKFEQMKQDRMTRYQGVNLYVKNLDDGLDDERLRKEFSPFGTITSAKVMMEGGRSKGFGFVCFSSPEEATKAVTEMNGRIVATKPLYVALAQRKEERQAHLTNQYMQRMATVRAVPNPVLNPYQPAPPSGYFMAAIPPAQNRAAYYSANQLAQLRPSPRWATQAVRPQHFQNMPNAMRPSAPRPQTFSTIRPTATTNTQVPRMMASQRMPTQALSQRPASATATAAPVRAMPHYKYAAGVRNPQQHMASQPQVTMQQPAVHVQGQEPLTASMLAAAPPQEQKQMLGERLFPLIQNMHPSLAGKITGMLLEIDNSELLHMLESPESLRSKVDEAVAVLQAHQAKEAAQKSTTPAGVPSV